Proteins from a genomic interval of uncultured Methanocorpusculum sp.:
- a CDS encoding phosphoserine phosphatase translates to MTEDLVDKRKLLLEESEEHKGKRNELNSHASQFARERNELNNTTRQYVEDAQKNKELRDQSNNDVQSLKEKRNELNDKANTLFEEIDALRGEQGTGSAAQSHEKKPSVKDIQRQIDQLEERQQTESMSKEKENELVDKIKQLRTELKDQEVEHEQNKEVRTRLIEAREFRKQASAIHAEVTEKAELAQKHHDLMVECYRKADKSREGADAKHKQFVEAQEAADSEHKQFLECQKQLRDYDKVLTGIRSKQKKVKSVKENKSARKEAETIFNAFKSGEKLTTEDLLKLQRSKLI, encoded by the coding sequence TTGACCGAAGATCTTGTCGATAAAAGAAAATTACTCCTTGAAGAGTCTGAAGAACACAAAGGAAAGCGTAACGAGTTAAACTCCCATGCAAGCCAGTTTGCCCGCGAGAGAAACGAGTTAAACAACACAACCCGCCAGTATGTCGAGGACGCACAGAAGAACAAAGAACTCCGTGACCAGTCCAATAACGATGTTCAGTCCCTGAAAGAGAAGAGGAACGAGTTAAACGACAAGGCAAACACCCTCTTTGAAGAAATCGATGCCCTCAGAGGAGAGCAGGGAACCGGTTCGGCGGCACAGAGCCACGAAAAGAAGCCCTCGGTAAAAGACATCCAGCGTCAGATCGACCAGCTCGAAGAGAGACAGCAGACTGAGTCGATGTCCAAAGAGAAGGAAAATGAGCTTGTTGACAAAATCAAACAGCTCAGGACCGAACTCAAGGACCAGGAAGTCGAGCACGAACAGAACAAAGAAGTCCGCACCCGCTTAATCGAGGCACGCGAATTCCGCAAGCAGGCTTCCGCAATCCACGCAGAAGTAACCGAGAAAGCCGAACTTGCGCAGAAACACCACGACCTCATGGTCGAATGCTACAGAAAGGCAGACAAGTCACGGGAAGGCGCAGACGCAAAACACAAACAGTTCGTCGAGGCACAGGAAGCTGCAGATTCAGAACACAAACAGTTCCTCGAATGCCAGAAACAGCTCCGCGACTATGATAAAGTCCTGACCGGCATCCGCTCAAAGCAGAAGAAAGTCAAGAGCGTAAAAGAGAACAAGTCCGCAAGGAAGGAAGCAGAAACCATCTTCAACGCATTCAAGAGCGGAGAGAAGCTGACCACCGAGGACTTATTAAAACTTCAGCGCTCAAAGCTTATCTGA
- a CDS encoding adenine deaminase C-terminal domain-containing protein has translation MYVHLREGDAAKNVAALSKIVNDLTAARCCFCMDDRHADSRVCEGSIDHCIRVAVQSGMSLELALRLATLSAAECFGLADRGMIAPGRLADFCVLQDGPEFCISSVYKRGVLASSIPKPGPAGSCICPPFSCRIPIKEELALPTGNLRVIGLVSGEIITEALESSKAGSVHKVVSVDRYRSEGFGVDLVKGFSFVKGAVAASISHDAHNIIAAGVTDEEIILAVTAVKDSGGGMAVVCDGIITVLPLPCGGLMTPLSYEDLLDQIDELAERLQATGASPAAFMNLSFLSLTVIPHLRITPRGLFDGDTFKDVPILFE, from the coding sequence ATGTATGTTCATCTCCGCGAAGGGGATGCTGCGAAGAATGTTGCCGCTCTCTCGAAAATCGTGAACGATCTGACCGCTGCCCGGTGCTGTTTCTGCATGGACGACCGGCATGCCGATTCCCGCGTATGCGAAGGTTCGATCGACCACTGTATCCGTGTCGCGGTCCAATCCGGGATGAGTCTGGAGCTTGCTCTCAGGCTGGCGACCCTTTCTGCGGCCGAATGTTTTGGTCTGGCCGACCGCGGGATGATTGCCCCCGGCCGCCTCGCAGATTTCTGCGTGCTGCAGGACGGCCCGGAATTCTGCATCTCGAGCGTCTATAAACGCGGTGTTTTGGCCTCATCCATCCCAAAACCGGGGCCGGCAGGTTCCTGTATCTGTCCTCCGTTCTCCTGCCGTATCCCGATAAAAGAGGAGCTTGCTCTTCCGACGGGAAATCTCCGGGTCATAGGGCTTGTCTCAGGCGAGATCATTACCGAGGCTCTTGAAAGCTCGAAGGCCGGCAGTGTTCATAAGGTTGTGAGTGTCGACCGGTACCGGTCCGAAGGCTTCGGTGTCGATCTCGTCAAAGGTTTTTCCTTTGTGAAAGGGGCCGTTGCCGCGTCGATCTCGCACGATGCCCACAACATCATTGCTGCCGGCGTCACGGATGAGGAGATCATCTTGGCAGTCACCGCGGTAAAAGACAGCGGCGGAGGTATGGCGGTCGTCTGTGACGGGATCATAACGGTGCTCCCTCTTCCATGCGGCGGGCTGATGACGCCTCTATCTTACGAGGATCTCCTCGATCAAATAGATGAGCTTGCCGAGAGACTGCAGGCGACCGGAGCCTCTCCCGCGGCGTTCATGAATCTGTCTTTCCTTTCTCTTACGGTTATCCCTCATCTGAGAATCACGCCACGTGGCCTTTTTGACGGAGATACGTTCAAAGACGTCCCTATTCTTTTCGAATAG
- a CDS encoding DUF373 family protein, which yields MRARTLILSIDRDDDVGYKAGVESPAVGREACLDAAIRLGTADPEDSDTNAIFQAIKTYDELKANGEDVEVAVIGGNHMNMLEGDRRVSDLLEQVIETTGVTECILISDGVEDEYVLPIIQSHIKVASVVRVIIKQLPNIEGTYYIIKKLMNDPKISKSVLLPIGFVLLLYALVALLAPGVSAVLVAVGIIGLYLLFKGFNFDEYFIYAWHAFIDSFKKGQFSFVAYLVAVILVIGGVISGLMSVITNYPNSGDVGVIYLALTFLFGAVIWVIIAALVASAGKITDYIQNNQEGISRIFVVPFFIVAIGMITYGAVIYFLSITPVEPFPFTTTDGIIAMMLLTITGLAVAFMGIYFRPRVQKRVQAWMEIRQKLEEEESAGNKGKPVYKKIKY from the coding sequence ATGAGGGCACGGACTCTTATTCTGAGCATTGACAGAGATGACGACGTGGGATATAAGGCCGGCGTGGAGAGCCCTGCGGTTGGAAGGGAAGCCTGCCTCGATGCGGCAATACGTCTTGGAACAGCCGATCCCGAAGATTCCGATACGAATGCCATATTTCAGGCCATAAAAACCTATGACGAGCTGAAGGCGAACGGTGAAGACGTAGAAGTCGCCGTGATCGGCGGAAATCACATGAACATGCTCGAGGGGGACAGGAGAGTCAGCGATCTTCTGGAACAGGTCATCGAAACCACAGGGGTGACCGAATGCATCCTCATCTCCGACGGGGTAGAGGATGAATACGTACTCCCCATCATACAGTCTCACATCAAGGTGGCAAGCGTTGTCCGGGTGATCATCAAACAGCTCCCGAATATCGAAGGTACCTACTATATCATCAAAAAACTGATGAACGATCCGAAGATCTCAAAAAGCGTCCTTCTCCCGATCGGATTCGTCCTTCTTCTTTACGCTCTTGTCGCCCTGCTGGCACCCGGCGTTTCGGCGGTTCTTGTGGCTGTTGGAATCATCGGCCTGTATCTCCTCTTTAAGGGATTCAATTTCGATGAGTATTTCATTTATGCATGGCACGCGTTCATCGACTCGTTCAAAAAGGGTCAGTTCTCCTTCGTTGCCTATCTGGTAGCGGTGATTCTGGTCATTGGAGGAGTCATCTCGGGACTGATGAGCGTAATTACCAATTATCCAAACTCGGGAGATGTGGGCGTCATATATCTTGCGCTGACATTCCTTTTCGGTGCAGTCATCTGGGTCATTATCGCCGCCCTTGTGGCTTCAGCCGGAAAGATCACGGATTATATCCAGAATAATCAGGAGGGGATTTCCAGAATATTCGTCGTGCCGTTTTTTATCGTTGCGATAGGCATGATCACCTACGGCGCCGTGATCTACTTCCTCTCCATCACACCGGTCGAACCGTTCCCGTTCACCACCACGGACGGAATCATCGCGATGATGCTTCTTACCATCACCGGTCTTGCAGTCGCTTTTATGGGCATCTACTTCAGACCGCGTGTCCAGAAAAGAGTTCAGGCATGGATGGAAATCCGACAGAAACTCGAGGAAGAAGAATCAGCCGGAAACAAAGGAAAGCCCGTGTATAAAAAAATAAAATATTAA
- a CDS encoding amidohydrolase family protein, whose protein sequence is MVTIVGKPGSLTGDTVYDLHVARVVPGLIDAHVHIESSLLTPREFGRLSLVSGVTTVIADPHEIANVSGCAGIDFMLEDAKSSPADIFFMIPSCVPATPLDKGGAVVSSEDVTSYKNTPSVIGLGEMMNVPGVLFDDLEVLAKLSVFDHVDGHAP, encoded by the coding sequence ATGGTGACTATCGTTGGAAAACCCGGATCCCTCACAGGGGACACCGTCTATGATCTTCATGTGGCACGGGTTGTTCCGGGTCTGATCGATGCTCATGTGCATATCGAGAGTTCTCTTCTTACCCCCCGCGAGTTCGGCCGTCTTTCTCTTGTCAGCGGCGTGACAACAGTGATCGCAGACCCTCACGAGATCGCAAACGTGTCCGGATGTGCCGGTATCGATTTCATGCTTGAGGATGCAAAGAGTTCGCCGGCGGATATCTTTTTCATGATTCCTTCCTGCGTTCCGGCGACGCCGCTGGACAAAGGAGGGGCCGTCGTCTCGTCAGAAGATGTAACCTCATACAAAAATACACCCTCGGTCATCGGCCTTGGTGAGATGATGAATGTTCCGGGCGTTCTTTTTGACGATCTCGAAGTCCTCGCGAAACTCTCCGTCTTTGATCACGTTGACGGGCATGCCCCGTGA